From the genome of Triticum aestivum cultivar Chinese Spring chromosome 3B, IWGSC CS RefSeq v2.1, whole genome shotgun sequence, one region includes:
- the LOC123067418 gene encoding adenylate isopentenyltransferase 5, chloroplastic-like, translating into MAGNGISAAASGNGKAKVVIVMGATATGKSKLAVALALRFDGEVVNSDKIQVHDGLAVVTNKATAREQAGVPHHLIGGVHPDADYAAADFRRDATRAVESILSRGRLPIIAGGSNSYLEALLDGEPGFRRRYECCFLWVDADTSVLERYVGDRVDCMVEQGLVGEVREFFRTDAGYSRGIRRAIGVPEMDTYFRMEAAGALDGDDELRAGLLEAAVEQIKENTCRLVCSQLRKIHRLRCLPGWSIRRLDVTRVLSLKVGKAKDEEAERTLWESDVVGPAARVVETFLHSLGGMVAEVSRDGKEQSTVAKHAAVVAGIVEAAERCGLQLLETGPSRGIHPRKAASAV; encoded by the coding sequence ATGGCGGGCAATggcattagcgcggcggcgagcggCAATGGCAAAGCCAAGGTGGTTATTGTGATGGGCGCCACGGCCACCGGCAAGTCCAAGCTGGCCGTCGCCCTCGCGCTGCGGTTCGACGGCGAGGTCGTCAACTCGGACAAGATCCAGGTCCACGACGGCCTCGCCGTGGTCACCAACAAGGCCACCGCCCGCGAGCAAGCCGGGGTGCCGCACCACCTGATCGGCGGGGTGCACCCCGACGCCGACTACGCCGCTGCGGACTTCCGGCGCGACGCCACGCGCGCCGTGGAGTCGATCCTCTCGAGGGGCCGCCTGCCGATCATCGCCGGCGGGTCCAACAGCTACCTCGAGGCGCTGCTGGACGGCGAGCCGGGATTCCGCCGGCGGTACGAATGTTGCTTCCTCTGGGTGGACGCCGACACGTCGGTGCTGGAACGGTACGTCGGCGACCGCGTCGACTGCATGGTGGAGCAAGGGCTCGTCGGCGAGGTGCGGGAGTTTTTCCGGACGGACGCGGGCTACTCCCGTGGGATCAGGAGGGCCATAGGCGTGCCGGAGATGGACACCTACTTCCGGATGGAGGCCGCCGGTGCGCTGGACGGAGACGACGAACTACGGGCCGGGCTCCTCGAGGCCGCTGTCGAACAGATCAAGGAGAACACATGCAGGCTGGTGTGCAGTCAGCTCCGGAAGATCCACCGGCTACGATGCCTGCCTGGGTGGAGCATCCGCCGCCTTGATGTCACCAGGGTGCTTTCGCTCAAGGTCGGGAAGGCCAAGGACGAGGAAGCGGAGCGCACCCTGTGGGAGTCGGATGTCGTCGGGCCTGCCGCGCGCGTCGTTGAGACGTTTCTTCACTCTCTTGGAGGGATGGTGGCCGAGGTGAGTAGGGATGGGAAGGAGCAAAGCACGGTGGCGAAGCATGCAGCCGTCGTCGCCGGGATCGTCGAAGCGGCCGAGAGGTGCGGTCTGCAGCTACTCGAGACTGGGCCGTCCCGTGGGATCCATCCAAGGAAAGCGGCATCAGCAGTTTGA